The window GATTAAAGGTGTATATGTATGTGGAAATTCAAGCACATCTTCTGGACTGACAATAACacttacaaaagaaaataaaactaataACTTTGCTTTAGAACCAGGTGCATTAGTTTTGGCAGATAGAGGCTGCTGTTGTATAGATGAATTTGATAAAATGTCGAAACAACATACGGTAAAgctattaatttaaatatataatgtTTAACATTTAATATCTTTGAAATTGAACAAGTATAGTTAATCAAATTATTTACCTCGTTAAactgtaataaaaaaataaatctgcTTTAATCATAGGCTTTATTAGAATCTATGGAACAGCAAAGTGTAAGTGTAGCTAAATCAGGAATAATTTGTTCTCTTCCCACAAGAACTTCAATTCTAGCAGCTGCTAATCCAATTAGTGGTCGATTCAATAGAAGTAAAACAGTAAtgcaaaatttgaaaatgaGTGCACCTCTCTTATCACGTtttgatttaatatttttattattagatgAGCCAAATAAGgtgcatatttatttatatattactttaataatcaaataaataaatattcttgaaaaaAAGTGTACTAACATCACAATAACgttatatatttaatttgtaataGCACATAGATGATTTGTTATGCAAACATGTTATGTCAGTTCATACTGGTTCGAATACAATTAGTAAAACGCAAACAAGTACATCTCAATGTACAGATGTATCAAATGTAATTATATCTTCATTAAGGTAACTACTAAgtattaatttcattaaaataagaACAGTTATTTacagtatttatttattcgcttttaaaatataattaaatttgtagGGACAAACTTACAGCTTCTGTAAATGAAAGTATTAATGTCATTCCACAATCAGTTCTTCGAAAATACATTTCATACGCGCGACAATATGTAAAACCAAAGTTAACTAAAGAAGCAGCTGCAGtgttacaaaattattatttagaaCTTCGCAGTAGAAATGATAAACTTGATGGTTTATCTGTTTATAATAGACAATTAGAAGCCATGATAAGATTAACTGAGGTCTTGTTTTtaatacattcgtatatttcaaatataaattctattatttgaaattaatatttctatataATTATATTGCAAAGTAAAATTAATACTAGTGTATATTATTCAGGCTAGAGCAAAGTTGGAATTACGTACAGAAGCAACTGAAACAGATGCTTTAAATATAATAGAAATTTTCCAATATGCATTTAATAATAATGTTATTAGTAGACAATCACAAAATACAAAAGTAACTGACAGAAAAGTAAGTTATGTAATTCTATACATATCTATAATGATAGAGGATGTCAGAATATTAATATACAATTTTCTTTCAAAGGTAAAAGAATTTATACAATTACTAAGGAAAGAAACAGTTGTTGATACCAAAAAAACATTCTCTACAAAAAGATTACGTGAAATTGCATTGGATGGGAAAATTGTGGTACACGATATTTCGCAGTTAATTTCAAAATTGAACGAAAAcggtattttattaaaaactggAAGTAATACTTTCAAATTTATTCCTGATTAACAAAGTTCAATCTTTATAGTTACATAAACATGAATCATACATACATTTATCATAAATCAAAATAGCATTAATATACATACATAATTAATTTTAGAATATTATAATAcatgttaatttaattttttatacctataaaatataatttattaaaatagtcTACTCCATGGATTGTTTCATGATTATATTCTATATTATTATTCAATACAATTGTGCTTTATGACAATTTTTATAAgaccattttatattttttataatattatacaaatgtaaatttttattgaaattgttACTTGTTTGCTTTTATACTTCGAAACAATCTGCTTTGCATGGTAAACGCCAATATAAATACAAGCAACATTTTGGTCCTGGTACATGAAAACAACCAGGTCTGCAGCAAGGTCGTTTGGGAATATAAAATTTTGGTGGTGGAACAGGTGGAGGAGGTATAGTGACCTtgcagaatctgtttaacaaaaTCATTTTGTAATATATCCTGATTTATTATTGAAACACGTCTATTATGTAAGTTCGTTACaatgattatttttaaaactgttACATCAAAATTTAggtatatttcaaataattttattagattATAATTTGTTATAATCTGTTATTTGTTTATGTAgaattcgattaataatttaattagaaAATGTTAAATTTTTATCATTAACATTGAAAAGAAAAATGTAATAACAAGCGATGAATCATGATTTCATTCAAACGGGTTTATAAATTAGTTGTAATTTGTGCCGAGCGGACAAAGCAGTAAAAATTTACTCTAGTATGAAGACAATCCTAGAAAAATGTCGTCCATTTAATAGGACGTGTCGTAACTCTGCTTAGGCATCTTGCTGTACATGCAGGTGGACAATATGGTACACATTTTGGCGGACATGGTCCGCACGGCACCGGTGGCGTACATATTGTAATTTTACATGGTGGCGGGCAAGCCATGCAAGGTGACGGACAACATGAATAAGGTACACACGATGGAGATGATGGTAAACAGCATGGAGTTGTAGGTGATGAACAACAAAGTGTTTTGGGACAGCATAAAGGGCTTCTTCCACACGACATTAtaagtttttttctttttcgttagaCTTccgttttttatttatatattttattttatgttattaaaattaaacttaCAATTTTGACAACTATTTACGAATGAATGGTAAACAATTGAAACTTAAATAAACTTATTCACTTATTATATATGCgtgtatatacacatatattcAGGCCATGTCATTATTTTTTTGGAATCATTAGTTTTatgatttaataatttaattgggtgtaatatataaaaaaaaaaacaaataggaTGAATGCATAAGAAAATGCAAACACCataatttacataaaaattaaataaaatcaaaatttttgtaGATAAATTTTGTCAGTTTAATTATTCACAAAAATGCCGTGCGATGGAAAAAATGTGAATTGTGAAAAAAGACGAGAATTACTAGCACAGCTAAAATGCTTAATTAGTTCTATGGATAGAAAgtaagaatatatttttatcaaaGTAATGTAAAGAAATTTACAAATTTCCTATTATAGAAAACCATGTGAATGGGATGAACCATTTTGTCCACCTCCTATTGTTTGTCCTGTTTCACCTTGCAGTAATGATCTCCCCTGTTGTGTGAGTTTAAATCGATTAAAATAGATTATAAATGAACATTATTTAATAGCTTGATacaatttgaataatttaataaCTTATTAAAAGCTAATCTGATTTTATCTTATTTAATagtttaacaattttaaatacatCGTTTGAAATTTTAGTCATTTTACTCAgtacattttaatttatttattatttttagtaaGAAAACTGCTTATTAAGGGAGAGAAAATTTCTAATGTTAACATTTATCTTAACATTTCAATTGAAAGACACACTTTCTCTTCTAAATTTCAGAATCCAGTCAAACGTTGTAAAAGTTTCGATTTTCGGGCAAGTATTATATATAGATGCGAGTGTATCAAAAGAAATGGTTTACAAGATAGATGCATGATGTGGGACTGTATGGGTAGACCAGAGTGCATGACAAAGTTGTATCCTGTTTGTAATCCAGGCCAATATGCGTTATTGAAGTTAACTGATTTAGGAGATATAGAAGTTGCATTGAGAAAATTTTACTGTGCTGATCAAGCAAGAGAATCTGCTTTAGCAGCATATTGTAGATTAACTTGTAATAATGCTAAACAGTCTTGCTGTATAACTGCACAAAAATCACCATGCTCTCCATGTTCTCCATGTCCTCCATGTCCTATTCCTTGTTGCATACCATCATCATCAGTGCCACCTTGCATTTCTTACAATCTTT of the Colletes latitarsis isolate SP2378_abdomen chromosome 9, iyColLati1, whole genome shotgun sequence genome contains:
- the LOC143345865 gene encoding uncharacterized protein LOC143345865, which produces MPCDGKNVNCEKRRELLAQLKCLISSMDRKKPCEWDEPFCPPPIVCPVSPCSNDLPCCNPVKRCKSFDFRASIIYRCECIKRNGLQDRCMMWDCMGRPECMTKLYPVCNPGQYALLKLTDLGDIEVALRKFYCADQARESALAAYCRLTCNNAKQSCCITAQKSPCSPCSPCPPCPIPCCIPSSSVPPCISYNLCVPCPPPCPPPCPPCCPPPCSPCCPPPCPPPCPPPCPPPCPPPCPPCCLPPCPPLCPPPCPPPCPPCCPPPCPPPCSPCCPPPCPPPCSPCCPPPCPPPCPPCCPPLCPPPCPPPCPPLCPPCCLPPCPPPCPPPCPPCCLPPCPPPCPPPCPPCLPCIPYCSPCPPPYVFCNPPSCALPCSPC